The DNA window GCGGATGTCTGCCGCCGTCTGACCGGTGACTGCTGTCTCTGTGGTCATCTACTGCTCCTCGTCCAGTGCGCTCACGATCTCCGTGGTGATGGCTTCGCCGATCTGGGTGAACTCCTCGGAGTTCGCCGCCTCCTCACCGATGAAGGAGACCATCACGACGTCGTCGCCTGACTGGGTGAACAGCATCTGAGCGGCGATTGTTCCGTCCTCTCCGTCTTCTCCCATCCGCTGGGTGCGGGTGTAGCCCACGCTGGTCTCCGCCGGCAAAGACTCCAGCTCCACCGGGCCGATCTCATAGCGGTAGTCCATGTCCTCCAGAGTGATCTCCATGTCGCCGCAGGACTCCACCAGCTCGGTGACGTGGCCGATGTGATCCTCCACCAGCTGACGGTCCTGATCGTCGGAGAGCGTGGCGATCTCCAGGGAGCCGGTCCCGGTGAAGGTCTCGGAGACGAAGTCGGCCCGCGCCGCGTCCTCCTCCAGCATGATCGGTTGGAAGTCCACGTTCGCGATAGGCTCGGCGCATTCGGCAGGACGGATGTCCTCCTCGCTGGTGCCGGGCAGCATGTCCGCGGCTTCGGCGCGGGTGGTCTCCAGCTGGTCCTCGGTGGCGAAGCCTGCCGAACCGAAGCCGAAGCTGCCGGCACGGTCCAACCCGGCTTCGGCGGCTTCGATCAGCCGGTCGCTGCCGGCCGGCGGGCTGTCGTCGCCCTCCACCGCGTCCGTCTCATCCTCACCGCAGGCGGTCAGGGCCAGAAGACCGACGGCGACGGCGGCCAGCGCCTTCCCTCCGGGGTGACGTGCAGTGCTCATCGGCGCTCCTCCCGTTCAGCCATCGCGGCGAACATCTCGTTGTATTCGTGCAGCTCAGCGTCCTCGGTCCGGTCGGCCTCCCGGTCCAGACGCTTGGTCTCCCGTTTATCGCTGCGGGACCACTGGACGGCTACCATGACCGCCATCAGCATCGCCGGAACCTCGCCCAGGCCCCACATCAGCTCGCCGCCGCGGTGCTGGTCCTCCATGGCGGAGAAGCCCCAGTCGTGGCCGATGTTGCCGAACCAGGAGGCCTCGATCAGTGCCTCCTGGCTGGAGAGTCCTATGGCCAGGAAGGCGTGGAAGACCATCGTGGCCAGCAGGATGATCAGTCGGAACGGGTAGGGCGGGCGCCGGGGCAGCGGGTCTTCGCCCACCAGGACCAGAGCAAAGATATACCCGGTGAGCAGGAAGTGGACGATCATGAACTGATGCCCGAGGTGATACTCCAGGGAGAGCCCGAAGATCGGGGTGAAGTAGAAGAGCAGGATGGACCCGGCGAAGTTCGCCGCGGCCACCAGCGGATGGGCCACCACCCGGGAGAATCGGGAGTGGACCAGCCACAGGATCCATTCCCGAGCACCTCGGGTGCCGTCGGAGCGGGTGGGCAGCGACTTCATCGCCAGCGTCACCGGTGAGCCCAGCACGATGAAGATCGGCGCCACCATGGTCAGCGTCATGTGTTGGATCATGTGTCCGCTGAAGAGCACCATCCCATAGATCGCGGGGCCGCCGGAGGTGACCCAGAGCAGGATGGCCAGGCCCAGGAGGAAGCTCAGCGCCCGGGCGATGGGCCAGCGGGTCCCGCGGCGACGCAGCGAGACCATCGCTGTCACGTACCAGGCGGTCAGGAAGACGATCAGGCCCACCCAGAGCCAGTCGGGGCGCCACAGGGTGAAGTAGTTCGCCAGCTCAGGCGCCGGAGGGAGATCGTAGCCGGTCAGCGTGCGGGCCGGCGTCGCATCCGGAGGAAGCTCCTCGGAGACCGGTGGGGAGGTCCTGCCCAGCACGGCGCTGATGCCGATCACCGCCGACATGATGGCCACTTCCACCAGGATCAGCTGCCAGAGCAGACGCGTGGTCCGGCGGGGATCAGCGGGCTGGGCCGGCTTCTCCAGACCTCGGGCAGAGGCCCCGGGACCGGCGTGGGCGCCGGCCAGACGCGGGATGATCCAGCTGCGGTGCATCCAGCCGATCACGGCGAGTCCCAGCGTGGCGGCCGCCTTCAGGGTCAGCATCAGGCCGTAGGGACTGGCCAAGAGCTGACCGAGGGACTCGATGCGCAGGTCCGCGTTGATGATTCCGGAGAGCGCAACGGTGATCACCGCCAACATCGCCAGCACGGAGTAGCGGCGCAGCAGAGTTCCCACCAGCTCAGGTCCGCCCTGGTCCTTCGCCGTCAGAGCTGAGGCCTGGCGCCTGATCTCCGGGGCCAGCAGGACCAGCGCAGTCAGCGCGCCCACCCAGATCACGACGCCGAGCAGGTGCAGTCCCAGCGAGTTCACCGCTGCCATGTGGTCGTCGCCCGAGGCGGAATGACCCACCAAGGCCATCGGCACGATGGCGGTCAGACCCAGCACCGCGGTGAAGAACAGCCCAGCCTGGTTCCGCACGGCGGAGACCAGCGTGGCGAAGATTCCGGCCATGACCACGATCGCCATCCATGCCTGACCTGTGGCGATGGACTGCACATAGCCGAGGAAACCGGTGGAGAAGCCATCAGAGGTGGACAGCGGCTGGCCCGCCAGGGAGGAATAGCTGAGCACCAGCACGGCGATGGCGGCGAGGGTCCAGACCACTGCGGCGACTGCTGCGATCTGCATCGCCCGGGCGAAGAGCGGGTGCTCATCGCCGGCGTCGCCCTGCTCTCGGGCGGCCTTGTGGTCTCTGCGGCGCTGGCGGGAACGGGGCCCCACCCGCGCAGGGATGGCCACCGCGGCCAGGATGACAGCACCCACGGCCGTGGCCATGGCGATGTGGTGGATGTAGCGGGAGGCCGGCAGGCCCCACCGGGTCACCGCGCCTGGGTCGGCGATCTCGCCAGCCTCGCCGAGGCCGGTGAGCCATCCGGCCACGGCCACAGCGATCAGTCCTGCGCTGAGGGCAGCACCCACCAGAGGCAGCGGCGCCGCCCACACCTGTGCGGTGCGGTTCTTCTGTGTGCCGCGGCCCCTGGCGGGCGCCTTCTCAGTTCGGGTCACCGGTGGTCCCCGTCTCCTTCATCCGACTCGTCGCTGCGGTCCTGCCAGTTCTCGGCCTGCTTCATCTTCTGCCGGACCAGCACCAGCACAGTGATCACCACCAGCACACCGGCACCGGCGAAGAGGATCGGAGCCCAGATCGGGACGGCGTCCTCTGTGGCAGAGCTCTCCTCGGCAGCGGGGTCCTCCTCGGAGGCGGGGTCGACCATATCGGGGGTGTCCGCCTCAGCCATCTCCTCCTCGGTGAGGTCTTCGGCCTCATCGGCGTCGGCCTGCTCGCTCACGGCCGCGGCCGGGTCATCCACCTCGAACTCGAAGCTGAGCTCTTCGTCATGCCCGTCGGAGTAGACCACGTGGTACAGGACGGTGTACTCACCGTTGGGCAGGGGCTCCTGCAGGTCGGTGGTCATCGTGTTGCCCTCGACCTCGGCCGGGTCCTCGGACTCCCAGCT is part of the Nesterenkonia lacusekhoensis genome and encodes:
- a CDS encoding cytochrome c oxidase assembly protein — its product is MTRTEKAPARGRGTQKNRTAQVWAAPLPLVGAALSAGLIAVAVAGWLTGLGEAGEIADPGAVTRWGLPASRYIHHIAMATAVGAVILAAVAIPARVGPRSRQRRRDHKAAREQGDAGDEHPLFARAMQIAAVAAVVWTLAAIAVLVLSYSSLAGQPLSTSDGFSTGFLGYVQSIATGQAWMAIVVMAGIFATLVSAVRNQAGLFFTAVLGLTAIVPMALVGHSASGDDHMAAVNSLGLHLLGVVIWVGALTALVLLAPEIRRQASALTAKDQGGPELVGTLLRRYSVLAMLAVITVALSGIINADLRIESLGQLLASPYGLMLTLKAAATLGLAVIGWMHRSWIIPRLAGAHAGPGASARGLEKPAQPADPRRTTRLLWQLILVEVAIMSAVIGISAVLGRTSPPVSEELPPDATPARTLTGYDLPPAPELANYFTLWRPDWLWVGLIVFLTAWYVTAMVSLRRRGTRWPIARALSFLLGLAILLWVTSGGPAIYGMVLFSGHMIQHMTLTMVAPIFIVLGSPVTLAMKSLPTRSDGTRGAREWILWLVHSRFSRVVAHPLVAAANFAGSILLFYFTPIFGLSLEYHLGHQFMIVHFLLTGYIFALVLVGEDPLPRRPPYPFRLIILLATMVFHAFLAIGLSSQEALIEASWFGNIGHDWGFSAMEDQHRGGELMWGLGEVPAMLMAVMVAVQWSRSDKRETKRLDREADRTEDAELHEYNEMFAAMAEREERR
- a CDS encoding copper resistance CopC family protein, with the protein product MTPTAGARRTPRLLALSGAAALGLTAGVAAPAWAHDTLISSTPEADEVLTESPEEIVLEFSGSGLTQGEDIPNEILVRDEDGQSWESEDPAEVEGNTMTTDLQEPLPNGEYTVLYHVVYSDGHDEELSFEFEVDDPAAAVSEQADADEAEDLTEEEMAEADTPDMVDPASEEDPAAEESSATEDAVPIWAPILFAGAGVLVVITVLVLVRQKMKQAENWQDRSDESDEGDGDHR